A window of Halomonas sp. GFAJ-1 contains these coding sequences:
- a CDS encoding chemotaxis response regulator protein-glutamate methylesterase, with product MSAAKIKVLCVDDSALIRDLLTEIINSQPDMEVVAVAPDPIAARDLIKQHNPDVLTLDVEMPRMDGLDFLERLMRLRPMPVLMVSSLTQSGSEITLRALELGALDFVAKPSLGIRNGMMEYANEIAEKLRAAARSRPRQARHKNAPPPTQLKAPLVTSEKLIIIGASTGGTEAIRAVLEPLPANAPAVLITQHMPGGFTRSFAERLDRLCRITVKEATDGERVLPGHAYIAPGDQHLELVRSGANYVARLNDGPPVNRHRPSVDVLFHSASKHAGKNAIGVILTGMGKDGAAGLLEMRQAGAPTIAQNEESCVVFGMPREAIAVGGAVDVVALDDIPSRLMALVAASGRAQRV from the coding sequence TTGAGCGCAGCCAAGATCAAAGTGTTATGTGTCGATGATTCGGCGCTGATTCGCGATTTGTTAACCGAAATCATCAACTCACAGCCAGATATGGAAGTGGTTGCCGTCGCGCCCGACCCCATTGCTGCCAGGGACCTGATTAAGCAGCATAACCCTGATGTACTAACCCTTGACGTGGAAATGCCGCGCATGGATGGGTTGGACTTTCTTGAGCGGTTGATGCGCCTGCGCCCAATGCCGGTGTTAATGGTTTCATCACTCACCCAGAGCGGTTCTGAAATCACCCTGCGAGCGCTGGAACTGGGCGCATTGGACTTTGTGGCTAAGCCCAGCCTAGGTATTCGCAATGGGATGATGGAGTACGCCAACGAAATTGCTGAGAAGCTGCGTGCCGCCGCGCGCTCACGACCCCGTCAGGCCCGCCACAAAAACGCGCCGCCTCCGACGCAGTTGAAAGCACCGCTGGTTACCAGTGAGAAGCTGATCATCATTGGTGCCTCTACTGGCGGAACCGAGGCGATCCGTGCGGTACTGGAGCCCTTGCCGGCTAACGCACCAGCCGTTTTGATTACTCAACACATGCCGGGCGGCTTTACCCGCTCGTTTGCTGAACGGCTGGACCGGCTGTGCCGGATTACCGTCAAAGAGGCCACTGATGGCGAGCGTGTGCTGCCGGGTCATGCCTATATTGCGCCGGGTGATCAACACCTTGAACTCGTCCGCAGCGGTGCAAACTACGTGGCACGCTTGAACGATGGGCCTCCGGTTAATCGCCACCGGCCATCGGTGGATGTGCTGTTTCACTCTGCCTCAAAGCACGCCGGTAAAAATGCGATTGGGGTAATTTTGACTGGCATGGGAAAAGATGGCGCTGCAGGGTTATTAGAAATGCGCCAAGCAGGCGCGCCGACCATTGCGCAAAATGAAGAGAGCTGCGTGGTTTTCGGGATGCCGAGAGAAGCGATTGCTGTTGGGGGAGCGGTTGATGTCGTCGCCCTAGACGATATTCCATCGCGATTGATGGCGCTGGTCGCGGCTTCCGGCCGTGCCCAGAGGGTATAG
- a CDS encoding chemotaxis protein, translated as MARLFRNMSIHAAVIAALISFIALVLVLAGISFVSDRNAQQNMATLDRISSDQLNEINRADSLLNQAMLAMETASNFLMVGQTRQSNEQIALAANRIERAERRFENFVATPRTPQGEMLGRDLIEDFQDVLAIIKQQLVSFETMDITTFNRLRGELTGPLANLAESTTAFIDYGFQRVDDIRSDANAQGNFFTLINAVATTIALLMTALIYIGLRRTVIAPLNDAVRRLDKISQADLTEPLPAAGKNEIGQLFAAMATMQQNLTGIVSRVREGSSEIHHGTREIASGNADLSSRTEQQAASIEETAASMEQMTATVKQNADNARQASTLAADASTTAEQGGQVVEQVVQTMHGISTSSQKVADITSVIDSIAFQTNILALNASVEAARAGEQGRGFAVVAGEVRNLASRSADAAKEIKTLIDASVSQIKQGSTLVEQAGSTMSEVVTAVRRVTDIMDEISAASQEQSDGITQVSQAVGQMDEVTQQNAALVQQATAAAASLEEQASRLEEAVAVFKLLGVQEHSYELPRSIAPSAPAQLASTQPAAQRSARQNSHHDEWEAF; from the coding sequence ATGGCTCGTTTGTTTCGCAATATGAGTATCCATGCGGCGGTAATCGCGGCACTTATCAGCTTTATCGCTTTGGTATTGGTGCTGGCAGGGATCAGCTTTGTATCAGACCGTAACGCCCAGCAAAACATGGCGACGCTTGATCGTATTAGCAGCGATCAGCTAAACGAAATTAACCGTGCGGACTCGTTGCTCAATCAGGCCATGCTTGCCATGGAAACGGCGTCAAACTTTTTAATGGTGGGCCAAACACGCCAGTCTAACGAGCAAATAGCGCTTGCTGCTAACCGTATTGAGCGTGCGGAACGCCGCTTTGAAAACTTTGTGGCGACGCCGCGAACGCCGCAAGGAGAGATGTTGGGCCGTGACCTGATTGAAGATTTTCAAGACGTATTAGCAATAATCAAACAACAGCTGGTGAGTTTTGAAACTATGGATATCACCACGTTTAACCGGCTGCGGGGTGAATTGACCGGTCCGCTTGCCAATTTAGCCGAGAGCACTACAGCCTTTATTGATTATGGTTTCCAGCGTGTGGATGACATCCGTAGTGATGCTAACGCACAGGGTAATTTCTTTACGCTGATTAATGCAGTGGCTACGACGATTGCATTATTAATGACAGCGTTGATCTACATTGGGCTGCGCCGCACGGTCATTGCCCCGCTTAACGATGCGGTGCGCCGCTTGGATAAAATCTCACAGGCTGATTTAACCGAACCACTGCCAGCGGCAGGTAAAAACGAGATAGGCCAGCTGTTTGCTGCAATGGCAACCATGCAGCAAAATCTCACGGGGATTGTTTCAAGAGTTCGCGAGGGCAGCAGCGAAATCCATCACGGCACTCGGGAAATTGCCAGCGGCAATGCGGATCTTTCATCGCGTACCGAGCAGCAGGCCGCCTCTATTGAAGAAACCGCTGCCAGCATGGAGCAGATGACGGCGACAGTGAAGCAGAATGCGGACAACGCGCGCCAAGCCAGCACCCTGGCCGCGGATGCATCTACCACCGCTGAGCAGGGCGGGCAGGTGGTTGAGCAGGTCGTGCAAACAATGCATGGCATCTCAACGAGCTCCCAAAAAGTGGCAGATATTACCAGCGTGATTGACTCGATTGCTTTTCAAACCAATATTCTTGCACTGAATGCTTCTGTCGAAGCGGCGCGCGCTGGCGAGCAAGGGCGTGGCTTTGCCGTGGTAGCAGGTGAGGTGCGCAATCTAGCGAGCCGAAGCGCCGATGCTGCCAAAGAGATCAAAACTCTGATCGATGCGTCGGTTTCACAAATTAAGCAAGGTTCCACCCTGGTAGAGCAGGCCGGTAGCACCATGAGTGAAGTAGTGACCGCTGTGCGTCGGGTCACTGATATTATGGATGAGATATCCGCGGCCTCTCAGGAGCAGAGCGACGGCATTACGCAGGTTAGCCAAGCAGTGGGGCAGATGGATGAAGTGACTCAACAAAACGCTGCGCTGGTTCAGCAAGCCACAGCGGCGGCTGCTTCTTTGGAGGAGCAGGCGAGCCGGTTAGAGGAGGCGGTTGCCGTCTTTAAGCTGCTTGGTGTCCAAGAACACTCTTATGAGTTACCGCGTTCGATAGCGCCTTCGGCGCCAGCACAGCTTGCCTCTACACAGCCTGCTGCACAACGGAGCGCCCGCCAGAACAGCCACCACGACGAGTGGGAAGCGTTTTAA
- a CDS encoding two-component system response regulator (chemotaxis regulator that, when phosphorylated, interacts with the flagellar motor causing the flagella to spin clockwise which causes the cell to tumble) has product MADKNMSFLVVDDFPTMRRIVRSLLKELGFTNVDEAEDGQDALNKLRAGNFEFVVSDWNMPNLDGLEMLKEIRQDEALKGLPVLMVTAEAKKENIIAAAQAGANGYVVKPFTAATLEEKLNKIFDKMGK; this is encoded by the coding sequence ATGGCCGATAAGAATATGAGTTTTCTGGTAGTTGACGATTTTCCTACGATGCGTCGGATCGTCCGTAGCCTGTTAAAAGAGCTGGGCTTTACCAATGTGGATGAGGCGGAAGATGGCCAGGACGCGTTGAATAAGTTGCGGGCAGGCAATTTTGAGTTCGTTGTCTCTGATTGGAATATGCCCAATCTTGATGGTTTAGAGATGCTTAAAGAGATTCGCCAAGACGAAGCGCTCAAAGGCTTACCGGTGCTGATGGTGACCGCCGAAGCGAAAAAAGAGAACATTATTGCGGCCGCACAAGCAGGCGCCAACGGCTACGTCGTTAAGCCGTTCACTGCCGCTACCCTAGAAGAGAAGCTGAATAAAATCTTCGACAAGATGGGTAAATGA
- a CDS encoding chemotaxis protein CheR, whose translation MSGQRERGAEAGQWASSGQIERDLLLTDADFSRIRELIYLRAGIVLAEHKREMVYSRLAKRLRHHGITHFTDYLSRLERQPDAKEWEAFTNALTTNLTAFFREAHHFPLLAEHIKHKQEPVTIWCSAASTGEEPYSIAMTLLETLGPKASQAKVIATDIDTDALDRARAGIYPQEQVRKLDEVRVKRFFQKGTGNHIGLARIRPEVSALVEFLPLNLLAPQWPVKGPFDAIFCRNIMIYFDKDTQAKILKRFAPLMKPDGLLFAGHSENFSYISDAFKLRGQTVYTPAKK comes from the coding sequence TTGAGCGGACAACGCGAACGGGGAGCCGAAGCCGGCCAATGGGCATCTAGTGGGCAGATCGAGCGCGACTTGCTGCTTACGGATGCCGATTTTTCACGGATTAGAGAACTGATCTACCTGCGTGCCGGTATCGTGCTTGCCGAGCATAAGCGTGAAATGGTTTACAGCCGTTTAGCAAAGCGGCTGCGCCACCATGGCATAACGCACTTTACCGACTACCTGTCACGCTTGGAGCGTCAGCCCGATGCTAAAGAGTGGGAAGCGTTTACTAACGCACTCACCACCAATCTCACGGCATTTTTTCGTGAGGCGCACCACTTTCCGCTGCTGGCTGAACATATCAAGCATAAGCAGGAGCCGGTGACTATTTGGTGTTCAGCGGCTTCCACGGGTGAAGAGCCTTATTCAATAGCCATGACGCTGCTGGAAACGCTAGGCCCCAAAGCCTCCCAAGCGAAAGTCATCGCCACAGATATTGATACTGACGCGCTCGATAGGGCTCGCGCCGGTATTTATCCTCAGGAACAAGTGCGCAAGCTCGATGAAGTTCGGGTGAAACGGTTTTTTCAGAAAGGTACCGGCAACCATATTGGGCTGGCACGCATACGGCCTGAAGTATCCGCGCTGGTGGAGTTTTTGCCGCTTAACCTGCTGGCGCCCCAGTGGCCCGTTAAGGGGCCCTTTGATGCCATTTTTTGCCGCAATATCATGATTTATTTCGATAAAGATACTCAGGCGAAAATTCTAAAGCGGTTTGCGCCGCTCATGAAGCCAGATGGCCTGCTGTTTGCTGGGCACTCTGAAAACTTCTCCTATATTAGCGATGCATTCAAGTTGCGTGGGCAGACGGTCTACACCCCCGCTAAAAAATAA